A window of the Phragmites australis chromosome 20, lpPhrAust1.1, whole genome shotgun sequence genome harbors these coding sequences:
- the LOC133902119 gene encoding cyclin-dependent kinase inhibitor 6-like: MAAAAAATVTAPVSSCSKRENDNVGAGMPRKAKKGRSPPEEEVEAFLAAAESGVARRFAAKYNYDVVKDAPMDGRYEWIRVCP, encoded by the exons ATGgctgccgcggccgccgccacggTGACGGCGCCGGTGTCGAGCTGCAGCAAGCGCGAGAACGACAATGTGGGCGCCGGCAT GCCGAGGAAGGCGAAGAAGGGGAGGtcgccgccggaggaggaggtggaggcgttCCTCGCCGCCGCGGAGAGCGGCGTGGCGCGGCGCTTCGCGGCCAA GTACAACTATGACGTCGTCAAGGACGCTCCCATGGACGGCCGATACGAGTGGATCCGGGtatgcccatga